One Microcaecilia unicolor chromosome 8, aMicUni1.1, whole genome shotgun sequence DNA window includes the following coding sequences:
- the NT5M gene encoding LOW QUALITY PROTEIN: 5'(3')-deoxyribonucleotidase, mitochondrial (The sequence of the model RefSeq protein was modified relative to this genomic sequence to represent the inferred CDS: inserted 1 base in 1 codon): protein MIVLSRMLHGSRKRCTFTAVSSGXVQHCRLRSFIAKSRRLRVLVDMDGVLADFEGGFLRNYRSRYPDDPYIPLEDRRGFWVSEQYGQLRPELCEKAISIWESKNFFIDLDPLPGAVEAVKHMANLENTDVFICTSPIKKYRYCSFEKYAWVEKHFGQEFLEHIVLTRDKTVVSADLLIDDRLDITGAEPNPSWEHVLFTACHNKHLQLQPPCRRLSSWSDNWKSILDSKRPQCCHTALQPL from the exons ATGATTGTATTAAGCAGAATGTTGCACGGATCTAGGAAGAGATGCACGTTCACGGCAGTGAGCTCAG TGGTTCAGCACTGCAGGCTCAGGTCATTCATTGCAAAATCCAGACGTCTGCGTGTGCTGGTGGATATGGATGGGGTGCTGGCCGATTTCGAGGGGGGTTTCCTTAGGAACTATAGATCCAGGTATCCCGATGACCCCTACATCCCCCTGGAGGATCGAAGAGGCTTCTGGGTTTCCGAGCAGTACGGCCAGCTGAGACCGGAGCTCTGT GAGAAAGCAATCAGCATCTGGGAATCCAAGAATTTCTTCATTGATCTGGACCCTCTTCCAGGGGCAGTGGAAGCTGTAAAGCACATGGCTAATCTAGAGAA CACAGATGTTTTCATCTGCACCAGTCCGATTAAGAAGTACCGATACTGTTCCTTTGAGAAG TACGCTTGGGTCGAGAAGCATTTTGGCCAGGAGTTTCTGGAGCACATTGTATTGACCAGAGACAAGACGGTGGTGTCAGCTGACCTGCTGATCGACGACCGGCTAGATATAACAG GGGCCGAACCGAACCCCAGCTGGGAGCATGTCCTTTTCACAGCATGCCACAACAAGCATTTGCAGCTGCAGCCCCCTTGTCGGAGGCTTTCCTCGTGGAGTGATAACTGGAAATCCATCCTGGACAGCAAACGGCCCCAGTGCTGCCATACTGCCCTCCAACCTCTGTAG